A part of Bartonella quintana genomic DNA contains:
- a CDS encoding heparinase II/III family protein: MAVAINGPQIKASAFVSMTHQFMRRLWVGPLFRWRFSGFRPHKILAYPIDLHLADPMMAHEFYHGRFTFAGHIVHSGAVSPFSLVSPTPEWEEALHNFHWLRHMTAADSDLAAAHARALVEDWLDQCVKKINGLAWSAPIVARRLISWICHSQMLLKGASERFEKRFLQALGFQFRYLRVTISSMENNDKRLRAAVALAFASLALPISVAMKKKVQTTLIEELSRQILVDGGHISRSPAILLDLLSDLLSLRNLFMHSNETAPRILIDSVERMLPALRFFLHEDHTLAHFNGVGSLEPKRLSTLLELDETAGRPFSYARYSGFQRLQAQQTTVLADTGKFPPHSAAEQACSGCLSFEMSSQGSRFVINTGVNPYGSEEYRYFGRVTAAHSTVTVNNCSVGVFRKKNKSGASFLLGGPTDVKVRRIDDSEKIGFIASHNGYVQPFNLIHERGLILATNGAMIEGFDRFFTPYKRQSKRSIAVQNEQHNVAVRFHLHPKVEVNYDGNRVRLAVEGGKVWYFISPDVDIYLEDSIDFTGLTGPQRTQQIVLYFRPAFQEKVRWRFICPQLEQ; this comes from the coding sequence GTGGCGGTTGCGATAAACGGTCCTCAGATAAAGGCTTCAGCCTTTGTGTCCATGACACATCAATTTATGCGGCGTTTATGGGTAGGACCGTTGTTTCGTTGGCGATTTTCGGGGTTTCGTCCCCATAAAATTTTAGCGTATCCCATTGATTTGCACCTCGCTGATCCGATGATGGCGCATGAATTTTACCATGGTCGTTTTACTTTTGCTGGTCATATTGTTCATTCTGGTGCTGTTTCACCTTTTTCTTTAGTTTCACCAACGCCTGAATGGGAAGAAGCCCTTCATAATTTTCATTGGTTGCGACATATGACGGCAGCAGATAGTGATTTAGCTGCTGCCCATGCACGCGCGCTCGTAGAAGACTGGCTTGACCAGTGTGTCAAGAAAATAAACGGCCTTGCTTGGAGTGCGCCAATTGTGGCACGGCGTTTGATTTCGTGGATTTGTCATTCGCAAATGTTGTTGAAGGGGGCAAGTGAGCGGTTCGAAAAACGTTTTTTACAGGCGCTTGGTTTCCAATTTCGTTATTTGCGTGTGACGATTTCCAGTATGGAAAACAATGATAAACGTTTACGAGCAGCTGTCGCTTTGGCATTCGCATCTCTTGCTTTGCCGATTTCTGTAGCAATGAAAAAAAAGGTGCAAACCACTCTCATAGAGGAGCTTTCACGTCAGATTTTGGTTGATGGGGGGCATATTTCGCGTAGCCCTGCCATCTTGCTCGATTTATTATCGGACTTATTGTCTTTGCGTAATCTTTTTATGCATAGTAATGAAACAGCACCACGTATTCTCATTGATTCTGTTGAGCGTATGTTGCCAGCTTTACGGTTTTTTCTTCATGAGGATCACACATTGGCGCATTTTAATGGTGTTGGTTCACTTGAACCTAAACGCTTATCAACACTTTTAGAGCTTGATGAAACAGCGGGGCGTCCTTTTAGTTATGCACGTTATTCAGGATTTCAACGTTTACAGGCTCAGCAAACGACAGTGCTTGCAGATACAGGAAAGTTTCCACCACACTCTGCCGCAGAACAGGCTTGTTCAGGGTGTTTGTCTTTTGAAATGTCTTCACAGGGAAGCCGTTTTGTTATCAATACGGGTGTTAATCCTTATGGATCTGAGGAGTATCGATATTTCGGGCGTGTTACCGCAGCACATTCAACGGTTACGGTTAATAATTGTTCGGTGGGTGTTTTTCGTAAAAAAAACAAGAGTGGTGCTTCCTTTTTACTTGGGGGGCCTACGGATGTTAAAGTGCGGCGTATAGATGATTCAGAGAAAATCGGTTTTATTGCTAGTCATAATGGTTATGTGCAACCTTTTAATCTGATTCACGAGCGTGGTCTCATTTTAGCAACAAATGGAGCAATGATTGAGGGGTTTGATCGATTTTTTACACCATACAAACGGCAATCAAAGAGATCTATAGCAGTTCAAAATGAACAGCATAATGTTGCTGTTCGATTTCATCTTCATCCGAAAGTTGAAGTCAACTATGATGGTAATCGTGTGCGTTTAGCGGTAGAGGGCGGAAAGGTATGGTATTTTATATCACCTGACGTTGATATTTATCTTGAAGATTCGATTGATTTTACTGGATTAACAGGTCCGCAACGCACACAACAGATTGTTTTGTATTTTCGTCCTGCATTCCAAGAAAAAGTTCGTTGGCGTTTTATCTGCCCTCAGTTAGAGCAATGA
- a CDS encoding RsmB/NOP family class I SAM-dependent RNA methyltransferase has translation MRKSIVLKREKVGCVAEKNVPGLTVRQVCVRLLGAVIDKRTSLAGLTDNEHGHPQYLGLSHRDRLLCRAILGAALRHRGQITAALSRFLTRPLPPQAFSLQHLLHISVAQILYLDIPDHAAIDLAVRVAKIDPRMRRFSGLVNVLLRNVAREAVFLCRKVPTIEEIPGWFGQLLVSTYGKEKTDQILAIQSLEPPLDLTVKSDSVGWAERLGGIILPNGSVRLGRLNCSVSELPGYADGDWWIQDFAAALPACLLGNIYGKQVVDLCASPGGKTAQLALQGADVTAVDLSAHRLKRLKENMKRLHFSVRYHEGDVKDFHPKRLFDAALLDAPCSSTGTIRRHPDILWTKSMHDVIKLAALQYDLLVAAIALVKKGGRIVFSNCSLAREEGEDLIEKILSTCNDVVLEPICAEEMGALAHLLSAKGILRTTPADFCHENFDAEKKMFLGMDGFFTARFRKVN, from the coding sequence ATGCGTAAAAGTATTGTTTTGAAACGCGAAAAGGTGGGATGTGTGGCCGAAAAGAATGTTCCGGGATTAACTGTTCGGCAAGTGTGTGTTCGCCTTTTAGGGGCGGTAATTGATAAACGCACGTCTCTTGCTGGTTTGACGGATAATGAGCACGGACATCCACAGTATTTAGGGCTTTCACATCGAGATCGTTTGTTGTGTCGTGCCATTTTGGGAGCAGCGTTACGTCATCGGGGACAGATTACAGCGGCTTTATCGCGCTTTTTGACACGGCCTTTACCTCCACAGGCGTTTTCACTTCAGCATCTTTTGCATATCAGTGTGGCACAAATTCTTTATCTTGATATTCCGGATCATGCTGCGATTGATTTAGCAGTGCGTGTGGCTAAAATTGATCCGCGGATGCGCCGTTTTTCAGGGCTGGTGAATGTTCTTTTACGCAATGTTGCACGTGAGGCAGTATTTTTATGCCGGAAAGTTCCCACTATTGAAGAAATTCCGGGGTGGTTTGGACAGCTTTTAGTGTCAACTTATGGAAAAGAAAAAACAGATCAGATTTTAGCAATTCAAAGTCTAGAGCCACCGCTGGATTTAACGGTGAAATCTGATAGTGTTGGATGGGCAGAACGGTTGGGGGGGATTATTTTGCCCAATGGTTCGGTTCGACTGGGTCGTTTAAATTGTTCTGTTTCTGAATTACCAGGGTATGCCGATGGGGATTGGTGGATTCAAGATTTTGCAGCAGCATTGCCTGCTTGTTTACTCGGAAATATTTATGGCAAACAGGTGGTTGATCTTTGTGCAAGCCCTGGCGGAAAAACAGCACAATTGGCTTTGCAAGGGGCTGATGTGACAGCGGTTGATCTCTCTGCTCATCGGTTAAAACGCTTGAAGGAAAATATGAAGCGGCTTCATTTTTCAGTTCGCTACCATGAAGGTGATGTGAAAGATTTTCATCCCAAACGGCTTTTTGATGCTGCCCTTCTTGATGCCCCTTGTTCCTCTACAGGAACAATACGTCGTCATCCGGATATTTTATGGACTAAATCGATGCACGATGTCATCAAACTTGCAGCATTGCAATATGATTTGCTTGTGGCAGCAATTGCTTTGGTTAAAAAAGGTGGCCGCATTGTTTTTTCCAATTGTTCATTGGCAAGAGAAGAAGGTGAAGACCTAATTGAGAAAATTTTATCAACATGCAATGATGTTGTTTTAGAGCCTATTTGTGCAGAAGAAATGGGTGCACTGGCGCATTTGCTTTCTGCGAAGGGGATTTTGCGCACGACCCCTGCAGATTTTTGTCATGAAAATTTTGATGCTGAGAAAAAAATGTTTTTAGGAATGGATGGTTTTTTTACAGCGCGTTTCCGGAAAGTAAATTAA
- the htpX gene encoding zinc metalloprotease HtpX, which produces MNIMRTAMLLAFMTALFMGVGYLIGGSNGMVIALLMAGGLNFFSYWNSDKIVLNMYGARKVDQHSSPVYYKIVSDLAQRASLPQPKVYIIDSAQPNAFATGRNPQNAAVAASTGLLEQLSAEEVAGVMAHELAHIEHRDTLTMTLTATIAGAISMLGNFAFFMGGQRNSSEHSHGAGALGGLIALFVAPFAAMLVQMAISRTREYAADRRGAEICGNPLWLASALSKIAGGGHTVYNEEAEHNPATAHMFIINPLKGEGADSLFSTHPATANRIAALRRQAEEMKEAMPKSMGWSEEENFHKKNSNLDYDGLNRSAQTSIFGNQENNAVQRIKKRPSWLRYEDSKRSRS; this is translated from the coding sequence ATGAATATAATGCGTACAGCAATGCTTTTGGCATTTATGACAGCCCTTTTTATGGGAGTTGGTTATCTCATTGGCGGGAGCAATGGCATGGTCATCGCACTTTTGATGGCAGGTGGCTTAAATTTTTTTTCTTATTGGAATTCGGATAAAATCGTTTTAAACATGTATGGTGCTCGCAAAGTTGATCAGCATTCGTCACCTGTTTATTATAAAATTGTAAGCGATTTGGCTCAAAGAGCTTCTCTCCCTCAGCCAAAAGTTTATATTATTGATAGTGCACAACCAAATGCTTTTGCTACGGGACGCAATCCTCAAAATGCAGCTGTTGCTGCAAGTACTGGGTTGTTAGAGCAGTTAAGCGCAGAAGAAGTTGCTGGAGTTATGGCGCATGAGCTGGCACATATTGAGCATCGTGATACTTTAACAATGACTCTAACCGCAACGATTGCTGGGGCAATTTCAATGCTTGGTAATTTCGCTTTTTTTATGGGAGGGCAGCGGAATTCTTCAGAACATTCGCATGGTGCTGGGGCGCTTGGGGGACTTATTGCTCTGTTTGTGGCACCTTTTGCTGCTATGCTAGTGCAAATGGCCATTAGTCGCACCCGTGAATATGCTGCTGATAGGCGGGGTGCTGAAATATGTGGTAACCCTTTATGGTTGGCTTCGGCATTAAGTAAAATTGCTGGCGGTGGGCATACGGTATACAATGAAGAAGCAGAGCATAATCCAGCAACAGCGCATATGTTTATTATCAATCCTTTGAAGGGTGAAGGGGCTGATAGCCTTTTTTCTACCCATCCAGCAACAGCCAATCGTATTGCTGCTCTTCGTCGGCAAGCAGAAGAGATGAAAGAAGCAATGCCAAAGAGCATGGGATGGAGTGAAGAAGAGAATTTTCACAAAAAAAACAGCAACTTAGATTATGATGGTCTGAATCGCAGTGCGCAAACCAGCATATTCGGTAATCAGGAAAACAATGCTGTTCAGCGCATTAAAAAACGTCCTTCTTGGCTTCGTTATGAAGACTCAAAAAGGTCTCGATCATAA
- a CDS encoding DUF1674 domain-containing protein, whose product MDKKDQKISKQNATVDKQQPLSSEAQRALNEAEERRKHEKNKDKPLENGGRGGKDPSRYGDWEIKGRAIDF is encoded by the coding sequence ATGGATAAAAAAGACCAAAAAATAAGCAAACAAAATGCAACCGTCGATAAACAACAACCTCTTTCCTCTGAGGCACAACGCGCCCTAAACGAAGCTGAAGAAAGGCGTAAACATGAAAAAAATAAAGATAAACCTTTAGAAAATGGTGGACGTGGCGGCAAAGACCCTTCACGCTATGGAGATTGGGAAATTAAAGGCCGCGCCATTGACTTTTAA
- the rpsP gene encoding 30S ribosomal protein S16: protein MALKIRLSRGGSKKRPYYHIVVADARSPRDGRFLERVGAWDPMLPKDGPRVKLNEERIQYWLGQGAQPTDRVLRFLDAVGLKKRPNRNNPHKGQPGKKAQERIAAAKQVAEAESASV, encoded by the coding sequence ATGGCATTAAAAATTCGTTTGTCCCGTGGAGGCTCAAAAAAGCGTCCTTATTATCACATTGTGGTTGCGGATGCTCGTAGTCCGCGCGATGGGCGGTTTCTTGAACGTGTTGGTGCATGGGATCCCATGTTGCCTAAAGATGGACCACGTGTAAAGTTAAACGAAGAACGTATTCAATATTGGCTTGGTCAAGGTGCTCAGCCAACAGATCGTGTTTTGCGGTTTTTAGATGCTGTTGGCTTAAAAAAGCGTCCAAACCGCAATAATCCACACAAAGGTCAACCTGGTAAAAAAGCGCAAGAACGCATAGCTGCAGCAAAGCAAGTTGCTGAAGCAGAATCTGCTTCAGTATAA
- a CDS encoding chorismate mutase, producing the protein MQEKILSELTYLRTSIDNFDTMLIHILAERFRCTQAIGRLKARYNLPAVDSLREQYQIARLRQLAIDSHLDPDFAEKFLKFIIKEVVRQHEVIAEKQKTNKINLNESQQS; encoded by the coding sequence ATGCAGGAAAAAATATTGAGTGAATTGACGTATTTACGAACATCTATTGATAATTTTGATACAATGTTGATTCATATTTTAGCAGAGCGTTTTCGTTGTACGCAAGCAATTGGGCGCTTAAAAGCCCGTTATAATTTGCCTGCAGTAGATTCTCTGCGTGAACAATATCAAATAGCGCGATTGCGGCAATTAGCTATAGACAGTCATCTTGATCCTGATTTTGCTGAGAAATTTTTAAAGTTTATCATCAAAGAAGTCGTGCGCCAGCATGAAGTCATTGCTGAAAAGCAAAAAACAAACAAAATAAATTTAAACGAAAGCCAGCAGAGCTAA
- the ffh gene encoding signal recognition particle protein, protein MFESLQERLGSILSHLTGRGALSDQDVATALREIRRALLEADVALDVARSFTDRIREKAVGAAIVKSIKPGQMVVKIVHDELVHVLGSEGVLSDLNAPAPVVIMMIGLQGSGKTTTTAKLARRLTNKHNKKVLMASLDTRRPAAQEQLRQLGEQAKLASLPIIAGQSPIDIATRAVQAAKLGGYDVLLLDTAGRNHIDEALMLELAQIKDSCLPYEIMLVADSLTGQDAVHLARSFDERVGITGIILTRMDSDGRGGAALSMRAVTGKPIKAIGIGEKIDDLEEFHPSRIADRILGMGDIVSLVEKAAETMDHEKAVAFAKKMQAGKFDLNDFAEQLQKMKKLGGIGGFMEMLPGLGKVKNQLAAAGFDDRLFNRQLAIISSMTSCERANPEILKHSRKQRIAKGSGTSTADINKLLKMHRQMADMVKVIGGKGKGGLMKKMFGAFGSKMGLGGVGALNGDSVTMPDLSQFDPKQFSTYQKQIQGGHGKKVLPGLPGRGSLFPGFSNGNTDHRGEFSSASQEKIRCKEGRKDDAGKNIE, encoded by the coding sequence ATGTTTGAATCCTTACAAGAGCGCCTTGGCTCCATCTTGTCTCATTTAACAGGGCGTGGTGCTTTGTCGGATCAGGATGTAGCAACGGCACTGCGGGAAATTCGTCGCGCTTTGTTAGAGGCTGATGTTGCACTTGATGTCGCGCGTTCTTTTACTGACAGGATTCGTGAAAAAGCTGTTGGGGCCGCAATTGTTAAATCAATTAAACCTGGACAGATGGTTGTTAAGATCGTTCATGACGAACTGGTTCATGTGCTCGGAAGTGAAGGTGTTCTGAGTGATTTAAACGCACCAGCACCGGTTGTTATCATGATGATTGGTTTACAAGGTTCCGGAAAAACAACGACAACAGCAAAGCTTGCAAGGCGTTTAACCAATAAACACAATAAAAAAGTTCTCATGGCGTCATTAGATACACGTCGTCCTGCGGCACAGGAACAATTGCGTCAATTAGGAGAACAGGCAAAACTTGCAAGTTTGCCCATTATTGCAGGACAATCTCCTATCGATATCGCAACACGTGCGGTACAAGCAGCCAAATTAGGCGGTTATGATGTGCTGCTTCTTGATACAGCAGGCCGCAACCATATCGATGAAGCTTTGATGCTCGAATTGGCTCAAATTAAAGATTCTTGCCTTCCTTATGAAATTATGTTGGTTGCTGATAGTCTTACTGGTCAAGATGCTGTTCACCTTGCACGTTCTTTTGATGAGCGTGTAGGGATTACAGGGATTATCTTAACACGTATGGATAGTGATGGCCGCGGTGGTGCCGCTCTTTCAATGCGTGCTGTTACGGGAAAGCCGATAAAAGCAATTGGAATCGGAGAAAAAATAGACGATTTAGAAGAATTTCATCCCAGTCGCATTGCTGATCGGATTCTTGGAATGGGCGATATTGTTTCTTTGGTGGAAAAAGCTGCTGAAACGATGGATCATGAAAAAGCGGTCGCTTTTGCAAAAAAAATGCAAGCTGGAAAATTCGACCTAAATGATTTTGCAGAACAATTACAGAAAATGAAAAAACTTGGGGGAATAGGCGGCTTTATGGAAATGCTGCCAGGGTTGGGCAAGGTAAAAAATCAACTTGCCGCCGCGGGTTTTGATGACCGTTTGTTTAATCGTCAATTGGCTATTATTTCATCAATGACGTCCTGCGAGCGTGCCAATCCAGAGATTTTGAAACATAGTCGTAAACAACGGATTGCTAAGGGCTCTGGCACGAGTACTGCTGATATTAATAAGCTTTTGAAAATGCATCGCCAAATGGCTGATATGGTGAAAGTCATAGGAGGTAAGGGTAAAGGCGGTTTGATGAAAAAAATGTTTGGGGCATTTGGTTCTAAAATGGGGCTTGGGGGTGTGGGAGCTTTAAATGGAGATTCTGTAACTATGCCCGATTTATCGCAATTTGATCCAAAGCAATTCTCAACATATCAGAAACAGATTCAAGGTGGTCATGGAAAGAAAGTCTTACCCGGTCTTCCGGGGCGTGGTTCTCTCTTTCCTGGTTTTTCCAATGGCAATACCGATCATAGGGGGGAATTTTCCTCAGCCTCTCAAGAAAAAATAAGATGCAAAGAGGGAAGGAAGGATGATGCAGGAAAAAATATTGAGTGA